The Thamnophis elegans isolate rThaEle1 chromosome Z, rThaEle1.pri, whole genome shotgun sequence DNA window TGTTCGGTTGCGGGCCCGAACCAGACGGTTACAGAGGTAGAAAGGAGGAGCCCCCTCACAAATAGAGGGCCATGAGAATAATGGCGATCACAATGGCCACGAACAAGAAACACGCTGCAGCCACTTTCACAATTTTGATGGAGCCCCAGGATCTCTGGAAGACCCTTTCTCTGCCCGTTTTGTTCTCGGCCAGGAACGCTTTGACATCCTCATCCCGAACGTTGGGTATTTCGTACAGCCGGTTGGTGTAGTATCTTCCCCCATTCACTGAAACGGTTGTCTGCACCATCTTCATCAGAACCGAGACCTGCCTCTTCCGCTCATCTCCCTCGGCCCTGTTGTTGAACCCACAGAAGCGGTTCCCACATTGCCGAATCACTCCCTGCAGATTCCTGTTGTTGGACTCTTGGATGTACTCCTGCAGGGGGGTCCCGCCCAAATCCTCCACGCAGGTAAATAGGACGTGTGTGTGCCTGGCGGACTCGGCCCCAAAGATATCCCAGACACACTTAGCAGCGGTTGCGTCTTCGGTGGTGAAGCGTCCCACCTGGCTCACCAAAATCAGGGCATGGGGGCCAGGCCGGGAGAGCTCCACGCAAGCCACAATCTCCCGTCGTACAATCTCATCATAGTTTTCGGAATCAAAAAGGCCTGGCGTGTCGACTACGGAGATCGGCCTACCCTGCCAATCCCCCTGACCTTTTCTGCAACGCAGGGTGGTGGTCTTTGCCGCCACAATGGACTCGAACTCCTTCCGATCGAGGATGGTGTTCCCAGTGGCGCTTTTCCCGCCTCCGGACTTTCCGACGAGGATCAGCCGGAGTTCGTCGTCTTCACCTGTGTGTTCTGAAGATGACATTACAAAAAGGAATTGAGAGATTTATCACGTGTCCAGGAAGAAAAAGGGGACCATAATCCAATATGGGGCATCATTGAGCAGGCTGGGAATGGGTGATGATTTTGCAAAAGAATCACCCCTGTCCTGAAGTGATTTAATGATAGTTTTTCGGGACACTCCCAAAATTGCTAAATTGCGCTGCTCAGTTGCACAGATTCTCACAACACGGAAATCCCGACTTTAGGAAAACTCCACAGATTAAACGACGAAGCCCAAAATTGCAAAACTACCCTCTGGTTTCAGAGGGCAGCCGGGGTCCCAAGAGCGAGCCCCACCTCAGCGCTCCACTACCATATGTCCGAACACAGTCACTGCATCCAGTCCTCACCAGCAAAGCTGGGTCCAAGTAAACTGAATCGGCTCAAGCCCACTGACAAAGGATTGCGGGGGGATCTCTGACTCActgggctgggggggagggcaggataCAAAGACAGGCTTGACCAACCAGGCTGGACCCTCCCCGTCTCCCCCCAGGAAGTTTGCAAGCCATCTTCCAACTTGGTTTGTTTCGGACAGAGTGAGATCAAACCTACAGGGAGGACAATCTGTGTAGAGTAGGGAAATCGTGAAGGATCCTTTCTGGTCGATCCAGAGAGTTTGCTGAAATGGGTCCATCCAAGGCCCAACACCTCCCGCCCCccatttttcctgcctgcctgatCTTCACAGCCCATCAGTGAGATGGCTGCCTTCTGTGGCTGTCCTGCATATTCCCGCCCCCCGAAACAGACACAGTCCAAGGGGAGTCTCTAAGACCCTAAAGATTAGCAGATTAGGTGGAGGCCGGAGGGGACCGTTGGTGGGCAGCGGAGATCctcagggaggaagggagagggtaactcaggagtggggaggggtctCCACAGAGGGCCCAAGGCAGCCCTTCAGAGGGCCCACTATGGGAAGAGACCCATCCGGTGCAGCGCTTCAGAACCGGAATTCACTGGCTTTCCAAGTGTGTTGACCCCCGCCCCAAAGACCCCCACTCAAATTCCAGGCATGGCCTCCTCACTTACCCAGCGTGGGCTCCTCATCCATGGCTTCCTGGAAGAGCGGAAAGGAAACACAGGTCAGATGTGGCTCTCAATACCCAGAGGGCTTGGCATGTCAACGGCCCCCTGCCCAGAAACCACAGCCTGGTCCCCCACCCCATTCAAGGCCCCGCCCCGAAGCTGCTCTGGAGTCCCTGAAGGGAGCCAGGAAAGGAGCaaaggaggggcagggagggagggggaagagggaaggcAGGAGGGGGCCACCAAGTGGAAAAGGGGGAGTGGGGAAGTGGGGCTGGGGGACCCCCATTCTTTGGGGCAGGGCCACTGCATAATTTGGCAGCAGATCCTCTCTTGCTGCCTATCGTAAGAAGAGGGCTGGTTGGGTGCAGGGTGGGGGGCGGTCCCAAACTGGCCCTGGAGGCTATTCGGGGGGCCCCAAATTCCGAGTGTCCCCTTTCCCAAAACAgtcacacacaaacacccacacCAACCCTTTCAGAAGATGTTCTCACTTCTAGCCAGGGTGTCTCCGAAGTTGACTGGTAGGTCATTCTTGGCTTCAGGGGGGTTCCAGGGGGTGCCTtagtctggggggggggatgagagtTAATCAGAAGGgtactggaagggacctcggaggtcatctagtccaactccctgttcaagcaggagacctttgaAGAATTACACAATCACAGAGCCGGAAGGggcctcagaggtcatctagttcaagcCCCTCCTGGAGCAGGAGACCCCCccaaccattccagacaaatggccgcCCACCCTCTCCTTGAAAATCTCCACTGTTGGACATCCCCACAACTTCCTTTGGCAAGCTTAATTGCTGATGGTTAATTAACCACGAACTGCTTAATTGTTCGGAGTCTTAGAAAACGTCTCCTTCATTCCGGGTTGAAGAGGGCAGATCTCCCCCCTTTCTGAGTGGAAGGAGGGGCTGGGGGGCgcggctcctgggggggggggaaaggggagcgCTGCCCCTCCTCTTTAGGTCACGAGCCGCCCCACGGCTGACCCAGACGGTGACGCCTCTCCCAGCGGATCTTCTATGGGGAGCAGGAAGAAGCCGCGCCCCCCGCCCACCACATTCAAGAGACCCCCGACGTTTTTAAGCGAGGGTCCCGAAGACCCTGCGTAGCCCCCCGTCCCCGCAAAGGGAGGGGCACTGCCCCACTCTTCTTCCCTGCCCCAACCAAAGGCAAAAGAGTTGCTCGGGGGCGCCGGACGATCCTGGAGCAGGAAGGGAAGCGGGGGAGGGGGTGGCGCAACTCCTGCCCGCTTTcgctttggggtgggtgggggcgccTTTCTTTCCCACGGcccgggtgggggtggggcgggAAAGCAATCGGCGTGGGGGGAGCAGAGAGCTCAGCCCGGGCGGAGGGAgctaggtgggtgggtgggctttccgcggatctggagggggaggggtctCTCCCTGCGGGACCCTCACCCCCGTGAGACCCTCCTCCCTTCTTGCCTTCGTCGTGGAGGGGCCTCCGTCTCACTCTGCGACCTCGGTCTCCTTCCCCGCGGTGCTACGTGGCTTCTGCAGCGAAAGTCCCAGAAAACGAAAGCGAAAGTGGAGGCGGGCAACGCCCGGCAtcgccccctcctctcctctttttccgCCTCGCCTCCTTGCGGGCTGGAGCGAGGCAGCAGGGGcttatccccctccccttctccccaaGGCTGCTCAAACCTCTTTGGACTCCCGGTGGGTGAGTGGGAAGTCTGGCCACCGCCGAGCAGAGGCGGATgagcccccaccccactccccacaCCCGGCAAAGCCCCCTCCCAAGGCAAAACCGCTTTCGAGACCCCCTCCTCTtcggctgtttcttcctctcGACCACCACTCAAGCCCTTCgcagtggggagggggctttcaaTCCGCCCCGCCCCTTGTAACGTGTCCTCAGTCCTACCCACCTTCCCcttgggggggggtcttctttGCACCTGTGAGGCCTAAAGGGGGAGCGGAAGAGACCCCAACTCTTGAAAACGCTCCTGACCCCTTGTACCCAACCGCCCCCTCCTTAAAATCTACCCCCCCCCGAACAAACCGAATTAATTTCCTGCCGACCGCCCAGCCAGCTCCCACCGGCTGCTCAATCTCTCCCACCCCCATGGGTGTCCCCCCCCAATAAGGAAGCGGTGGCACCCAAAgcgcgggggggggagggttggggagggTTGGGGGGAGCCTACATCCACCTTTGGGAGTGGTTGAAAAGTTGGCAAAGTGGACGCAATCAACCACGAGTTGTTGGCCGTTTGGCAGCAGGCCGAAGAAGGAGGTGGAGCCCTCGGGATCCCAACACACGATGGCTGAAGGAGCCAAGAGATACTCGTGCCTcacatctccctctctctttgtatttattctctctctctctctctctctctctctctatctatctatctatctctccatccatttaTCCGACATTccccttttccccacaacagccctgtgaggtaggctgggctgagagagaaggtcCTAAGTCCTCCCCTGAGTCAGCTGATTCTCCCTAGTTGGCTCCTgaaagcccagagagcaccaagaaccccccagtcctccctccccctccccctcttccaccCTTCCGGCACTGATGACCTTCCCTAGTTGGGTCCCCTCCAGGCGCCCGTCCCTAAAGCAGGAGCCGAGCTGCATCTCAGAGTGCCAGCCTGGCCGAGGGGCCGTCTTGGGGACTGCCCAGGATGACTCCCCAagggccccctcccctccctccaccaccaccacctggcCCATTGTGGtgctggggaggggggcacaGGAGGGAGGACCTTGTCATTGCCACCCACCCCCctcagaaagccccccccccccacacacacacagaccaggGAAAAGAAAGGCCGCATCCAGAACAAGAGTCAGAACAAGCAGCGGTTTTATTGGACACGGTCAAGGCACAAAGATTGTGGCTTCCCAGGGCTCTTCCTGGACACACGCAGCAGCCCCTGAACTGGGGAGGGGGCTTTACGTcttcctatcccccccccccaggaaccaTCTTGCAAACCCTCCCCTCAGCTCATCCTCAaaggccgaggggggggggaggtctgcaGGAAGGCTCTCCAGCAGTTTCTCCAGAGGAAAGCCGGCtcaggcagggggctggactacatgacctccgaggtcccttccaaacaAGAGCAGCCGGATGGACCCCAAGTCTCCGCCTGGCACTTCTCCATCTCCGGAGAGGCGAAATCTCCAAGCCAGCTGAGGCATCTCCCCGGTATCGCGGGGACAGATGTGCCACCTAGTGGCCGGGCTCTTCCTCATCCGTCGGAGACAAGACCCTCAGGCGGCCACTGCGGACGCGGGCGAGGGTGGGGCAGGCGGCCAGAAGCTCGGCCACACCGGCAGCTGTCACCCCCGAGCCTTCGAGGTTGAGCTGGACAAGGGGCAGCTGAGCCAGGAGGCGGAGCCCTGGAAAGATTTGGGGAGGGCACGTTGAGGGAGgcaggatgaaggaaggaaggaaaggaaaaggaatgaacaagaggaaggaaggagggaggaaaggaaagaaagaaaaggaaggaagagaaaaaggaaggagggaggaaaggaaagagaaagaaagaaaaagagaaaggggagggaggaaaggaaggaaagaaaaagaaagaaaaggaaggaaggaaagaaaaaggacacGAAGGAATgaacaagaggaaggaaggagggaggaaaggaaagaaataaaaggaaggaagcagagaaagaagagagggaaggaggaaaggaaggaaggaaagaaaaaggaaatgaaggaatgaacaagagggaggaaggagggaggaaaggaaagaaataaaaggaaggaaggaagcagagaagggggaaggaaggaaagaaaaaggaaggaaggaaaaaaggaaaggaaggagggaggaaagagaaaaggaaggaagagataaaaaggagggtgggagggaaggaaagaaaaaggaaaggaaggaaaaaacaggaggaaggaaggagggaggaaaggaaagagaaagaaagaaaaaggaaggaaagaaaaagacggagggaaggaaaaagaaagggatgaAAGAAAGGGGGCTGGCTCGAGGGAGGGTTCCCCTTATATGGGGGGCTGGAGGTCCCACACATTCCCTACCTTGGTCAGTCAGGCGGGTATCACTCAGGTTGAGCTTGAGCAGCCGACGGCACTCCGCGAGGCCCAGCCTGGCTACGGGGTCTCCAACGGCTGTGCCAGCGAGACTCAGCACCTAGGAAAGGGGGGGTCCAATCGCAGCACTGGGGATCCCCCTTTGCTGGGGGGCAAAAAGCCTCCCCCGACGCCCCTAACCCAATGATCCAGCCAAATTCCAGTTACGACGCCAAGGGAGCCCCACGTTTCTCGTCCacgtgagacgtttgttaagagagtttgggcccattttgcaacttttctcgCCGCAGTTCTTAAGCGAGGCACGGCCGTTCTTtgtcccacggttgttaagcaaatcgggcttccccatCGACTCGTGGGAGGGGGGCATTGCgtgacacacccacccacccgggACGCTTGGGCCCCTGGTAAAGGCGTGGGAATTTGGGTGGGAGGAACGGTCGGAGGTCCCTCGTTGGAGGAACGGGCGTCAGGTGAGGACTGCCTGGCAGCCATACCTGCAGGTGGGGGAGGCCCGTGAGGCAGTGGGCCACGCCAGCGCTGGAGACGGGCAGGCGGTCCAGGCGCAGCTCCTCCAGAAGCCGCAGGGGCCGGACGTGGGGCAGGCCCTCATCCGTCACCCGCGTGTTGGCCAGGGACAGGCGCCGCAGCCTGCAAGAGAGCCACGCCGGGGCCCTGAGTGCGAGTCCAGACAGGGATGGGCATCCTCTGGTCGGGGTGGGGGTGTCTCATAGAAGGGGGCCCatgttctttcttcctctctttctttcctctctcccttttccttccttcctccctttcttttctttttgtctttcctttcattcttttttccttcccttctcccatcctccctcctttctttccttttttcttcccatcctccgcacttcttttttctgccttccttccttcctttctctctctctctcttttgtccctttctatctttctttttccttccttcctcttttccttttcctttttgtgtctatttttctttttcctttcttcctctcaccctttctttcctttcttttttcctttctttcctcctcccttttctttctccctcttctctttcttttcctttattcctccctccctttctatctctttcatttttctttttcttcctcccccctccctttcctttctaccccttcccttgcttccttctcctcttcccttccccctctctcctccctttccccctcccttctgctCAGGTAAGGCAAAGGCTGCCTTTCTGGCCCTCTATGTTCCGATTTGGGGGGCAGAGACCTCCCCCCACCGGGGGTCTTTAAGGAGCTCCtgtggggggaggggctgggggtgAAGCTGGGGCAGGTaagagggggagggtggggggggggagctcaccTCCCCAGCCCAGGCAACGCCCGCAGCCCCTCGTCCGTGATGTGGATGTAGTCGGTCAGGTCCAGCTCCAGGAGGCCGGACAGTCGGCAGACGGCAGCCAGGCCAACGTCGGTCACTGTGTGGCGGCTCGGCAGCCCCAGCCGGCTCAGGGGCAGAGCTGGGAAAGGGGCCACCGGAGGCCTCAGAGGGAGGCCCCCCCAGGCCCCTCCAAACAAaacctgcagcccccccccactGTTTCCTTTGCTCTTTGCCCGGCCTGGGCtgaccctcccctccctccttcctccaatctacttccttcctcccttcttcctttccttccccctgtccttcctcccttcttccaaaCTCCTTCCTTTACTCCTCCATCTCTCCTttgtttcttccctccctcccctcctccaatctatctccttcctctccccctgactctccttcctttcttccctctccattcttctctccttcctcaaccttcctccctccttcccttcttcctcccctcctccttcccccttcttccaatctacttccttcctcccgtcttccttccttctttctttccctccctccccttcttcctccctcaatTCTTGAAAACTTGTTCCTTTATTCCTCCATCTGTTTTTCTtccatccctcctccctcctccttttccttcttcctccttcccctcctttcccgcATCTCCCAGTTGAAGGGACCCAGGAGGGGCTTTTGTGattcctcctgccctcccccctagccaggctccccccaccccacctgtcCCCCTCCAACAGCTGCCTGGAGAGAGGCTGCAGGGGCCCTGCCAGCCCAGGACAGGGAGGCCCCATCTGGAGCAGCCCACCTCCGGCCCGTACCTGAGACCAGCTCCAGAGCCCGATCCCCAGCGACCGACTGGACGCCAGAGAGGGTCAGGCAGCCGAGGGCCGGGTGGGAGGCGAGGGTCCCGAGGGAGGCCTCACTCACGGGGGTGTCATCCAGGAACAGCCTCCGCAGGGCCTCCGAGTGACGCAGGGCAGACACGTCGCTGATCTGAGGACAGACACCGCCCGACGCTATAAGAAATGCCTCTCCCCATTCTAACCCTCCCGAATCCCCCCCTCCGGGCTCCCCCCACTTACGCCGGTCTGCTTGAGGCCGAGTTCACACAGTTTGGGGGCGCAGTGGGGCAGGAGGCAGAGGGTGCGCTCGGTGACCCCCGTCCGGTTGAGGCTCAGGTGGGAGAGGGCGGAGGGAGGCCCCAGGAGGAGCCCCCTCAGGCCGGCATCCGTCACGCCGGTCTGGTCCAGCGCCAGGTGGGACAACTCCGGCAGCcctgagggagggggaggggggaggagggggtgggaggtgaccccccctcctccttcaccagccacttcccccccacccccacttgcCAGGTCAGGGCTTAGGCCCATCGGATGGGGGGCAATGGGGGCATTCAGGGCTAAGGAcgtccttcctcttctttctttggttctttctcttctttccctacttccctttctttctttctttctttctttctctttctttctttctttctctttctttttcccctctttctttctttctctttcttattttctttcttttttccctccttctttctttccctttcttatttgtttttctttccttccctccttttctttcttccctctttctttcattctctttttctttcttacattcttattttcttttctttccttccttccctctttcttttctttcttccctctttctttcattctcactttcttattttcttacttattttctttctctctctctttttctttcttttcttcttccttcttttttactttcttctcttctttccctctaagatcccttcctaCTTTTGTCCTCCTGGGCTTCTCTGGGTCTCCTGCttacctccaaagtctcttccaactctattccaaTTGATCaactcagtctctctctctctctccctcccctccctccctccctctctctccctccctccctccctctagacAAACCTTTCAGGAACGGCAGGCAGTTGTCACTCAGCTTCACGCAGGCCGAGAGGTTTAGCTGCTGCAGGTGCAAAAGACGCTGCACTGCGGACAGACCTTGGTCTGGGGGGGGAGATAAGAGGGGGGGCTGCTTAGCTCAGCCCCCCCCATCCCAACTTCTGCTTCTTGGGTGGGGGGAACAAGGGCCCGAGTCAACCCAGCCaccccttccaccctccctcaaTTTTCCTCCCAGGGCAGGCCGGAGACACAGCCCGCGCAGGCCACGTCCCGGTCAGTTGCCAAGAGGTTCCCCTCTCACCTGTGATAAGTGAGCAGCCGAAGAGGCTCAGCCGCTGTAAGCCGGGAAACGCTGGCAGCCCCCCGAGCAGCCGGTTGGTGGCGTAGGGGTAGCAATCCAGGCGGAGGGTCCGCAGGGGGCAGCCGGAGAAGAGCCGCATGCTGCCAGGGTGCAGGCGAGCCTCTCCCACCAGGTGCTCCAGCAACACCTGGGCCAGACCGGGAGGCAGCGAGGCCAGGCTGCCGCGGTACTGCttgctgggggctggaggggcagaGAGGCCAGTGGGCAACTCGGAgcccttggggaggggggggtcagagagagagaggggggggtttCTACCTGAGATGAGGCTGGCCGCCCCCTGAAGACACAGCCTGAACAGCGAAGGCACCGGAAGGGAAACCGAGGCTGCAGGGGACCCCGATCCAACCTGGCCGTTCTCCCCCTGGACGGGCATTCGGCGTTGGCGCTGCTCGGCTGCCCGGGCTACGGCGAGGGGCAGGGGTGCCGGGCTGCTCCCCTCGGCTTCCCTCCTGGGGGCAAAGAGATCCTTCAAACGGGCCCCTGCTcaactccccacccccaccacagGCTTCTTCTGTGCCATGGCAACAGCtggcacatcccccccccccggctggaaATGCCCTACCGCAGCCGGTGGCCCTCCTGCGGCCACCAATGGCCAGACTCCGCAGGGTTGTCGCGGGCAGCAGGCAAGACGCCTGTGAACAGGAAGGAGAGGAGTGGGTAAGAGACCCTCTCAGTGCTGTCATTCTAGGATTCTctgagggtctcctgctcaagcagagggctgggctagatgacctctgagtgcCTTCCCATTCCGAAATTCTGCagagatctcctgcttgagtagggggtcagactagatgacctccacggctttctctctctcagtctggATCAGGAGTTGGCAACACCCAAAGGAAAGGAAACCCAGGgaggacaaaacacaaaacccTTCTGGTGCCGGACTATTTCCCGAGTGGCCACAAAACCAGcgtatgtagttgaattaaaagttcttttcttctggaactTTTCTGGCCCTTCTTATCCAGGGTTGGCCTAccggagtggggggtggggggcaaaagctcAGGAAatggtgtcgcacattggcggttgtgacgcctgttttgagtgacagggagccgcagcagagggatgagagAGCCACATGCGGCCCAAGAGCCACCGGTTGCTGCTCCCTCATCTGGATGGTTGTCACAGCACAGGAAGCTCCGGGCCAACCAGCCCCGCCCCCCTCCCTCCAGACTCACCTGGCTCTTCCCCCAGCGCCTGCTGCCCCCTGCTGGCTGCCGGCGGGTCCTGCTCCATGGGCTCCGCAGAGTCCAGCTTCTGCCCCCTGCCTGCCGGAGACCCCCAGAGTGGAGAAGGTTAGGGGAGGGAGGaaccagccccctccctccctgaagCCGAGGCTGTGTGTGTCCCACCCTACCAggacagggggagggggagggagcaggGGAAGGCAGAGACCCTCACCCAGCTCTTCTGCAAGGCCAGCCTGGGGAAAACCCTGCAGCCCCCAACCCAAACCTTCCTGCCCCAGGCcaaagacaaccccccccccaccaccacctgcaGCTCCCCTATAGCAGGACGGGCCCTCCCTTGCTCAGGCGACgggcaaagccccctccccatggaGGGAGGAATAACTGATCAGCCGCATGAACGAGGCTCAAGCCCgcagcccacccacccaagcCGCCAGTTCGCTCACCCCACCGATGGGGGTCCCGGGAGGAAACCTCCCCCCCTCGGCTCGAGAGACCCTCCTGCGCGGTGCCAGGGGGGTTTTCGGCCCACTGCAAGCAGGGGCTCCCCTCTGTTGGGAGGGGCTCCGGAGGGGCGAGGGGGGGCGAGGCGCCCCCGGACGCCGGGTCGACGACGCAGAGGGTGGCCCCGGGCACCAGGCCCAGCGACAGCAGCGACAGCGGCAGGTCGGCCGGTCCGAAGCGCCGTTTGGGGGCGGCCTGCAGGAAGGAGGAGGCGGGCGGGAGCTCCGGGTGTTGCGACCGGAGGAACCGCTGGACGCTCTGCAGGGAGGCCTCGGCCGGGAAGGTCCGGCGGAGAGAGTCCCCGCTGGGCAGGCGgatctgggggcgggggggggggcggagaacgagaaaaagaaagagagaaagaaagagagaaagaaaaagggaagagagaaagaggtcaTTGTCCGGAGCTTGGTTGCCCCCGGTTCGCCTTCGGCGCTGACCCGCTACCCTTTCCGCCTCATTTGGGGTGAGGGATTCCTCGCGTCTCCTCACCACCAGCAGGCACTGCGCACTGCCGGGCGGCTGGATCGCCTCTGCCTGCGCGCATCCCGGGACCCGCCGGGGGGTTGCTGTCGCCCCGGCTCGGTGCTGCCGTCGGTCTCTGCAAGGCCAACTCGCGCTCCTGGGGAAGGCAGAGCAGGGGGAAAGTTGCCGCGCGGGTCCGGCCTTTGGATCGCTCGCAAATTCTACCCCCACCCTCCAAGCGCAGCTCACCCGCTGCTTCGTCCTCTTCAAGGCTTTCAGCTGCTGGACCAGCTGCGAGCGATCCGCCAAATCCCGGGCTTGCGCCTCATCGTCCCACGCCGGCGTGGCCGGGACCCCCCCGGGGATCTCAGCTGCCCCCATCCCGTCCACTAGGAGGGGCGCCCGGGAGGCTTGGAAGGCGTCGGTGGCGCGGGGCTCCGAGACCCCCGGGAAGAGCCGGAGACGGGGAGGAGGCGCCTGGGGACCCCCGTCCGGGCGATCGCGCAGCAGCCTGAATCCGGGGAAGGAGAGACGACCAGAGGGAGGGGCTTAAGAAGACCCCGCGCCCCTCCCCCAAAGCCCCCCATTCAAAGCCCCCCACTCACCAGTCTGCCGCCTCCGGGACGCTCAGGCAGCCT harbors:
- the LOC116523067 gene encoding GTPase IMAP family member 2-like isoform X1; translated protein: MTYQSTSETPWLEVRTSSEREAMDEEPTLEHTGEDDELRLILVGKSGGGKSATGNTILDRKEFESIVAAKTTTLRCRKGQGDWQGRPISVVDTPGLFDSENYDEIVRREIVACVELSRPGPHALILVSQVGRFTTEDATAAKCVWDIFGAESARHTHVLFTCVEDLGGTPLQEYIQESNNRNLQGVIRQCGNRFCGFNNRAEGDERKRQVSVLMKMVQTTVSVNGGRYYTNRLYEIPNVRDEDVKAFLAENKTGRERVFQRSWGSIKIVKVAAACFLFVAIVIAIILMALYL
- the LOC116523067 gene encoding GTPase IMAP family member 2-like isoform X2; translation: MTYQSTSETPWLEEAMDEEPTLEHTGEDDELRLILVGKSGGGKSATGNTILDRKEFESIVAAKTTTLRCRKGQGDWQGRPISVVDTPGLFDSENYDEIVRREIVACVELSRPGPHALILVSQVGRFTTEDATAAKCVWDIFGAESARHTHVLFTCVEDLGGTPLQEYIQESNNRNLQGVIRQCGNRFCGFNNRAEGDERKRQVSVLMKMVQTTVSVNGGRYYTNRLYEIPNVRDEDVKAFLAENKTGRERVFQRSWGSIKIVKVAAACFLFVAIVIAIILMALYL
- the LOC116520818 gene encoding F-box/LRR-repeat protein 14-like, yielding MEQDPPAASRGQQALGEEPGVLPAARDNPAESGHWWPQEGHRLRREAEGSSPAPLPLAVARAAEQRQRRMPVQGENGQVGSGSPAASVSLPVPSLFRLCLQGAASLISAPSKQYRGSLASLPPGLAQVLLEHLVGEARLHPGSMRLFSGCPLRTLRLDCYPYATNRLLGGLPAFPGLQRLSLFGCSLITDQGLSAVQRLLHLQQLNLSACVKLSDNCLPFLKGLPELSHLALDQTGVTDAGLRGLLLGPPSALSHLSLNRTGVTERTLCLLPHCAPKLCELGLKQTGISDVSALRHSEALRRLFLDDTPVSEASLGTLASHPALGCLTLSGVQSVAGDRALELVSALPLSRLGLPSRHTVTDVGLAAVCRLSGLLELDLTDYIHITDEGLRALPGLGRLRRLSLANTRVTDEGLPHVRPLRLLEELRLDRLPVSSAGVAHCLTGLPHLQVLSLAGTAVGDPVARLGLAECRRLLKLNLSDTRLTDQGLRLLAQLPLVQLNLEGSGVTAAGVAELLAACPTLARVRSGRLRVLSPTDEEEPGH